In the Bacillus amyloliquefaciens DSM 7 = ATCC 23350 genome, ACAGGCTTTTTGTTCATCATCTGCTCGACGCGTTCAATGTCCGGTCTTGATTGCAATAACCGTTCTTTGCCGATAAATTCTTCGACAAACTCATTAGCCGGATTTCTGAGAATGTCATCAGGCGTGCCGGCCTGAACGATCTCTCCCGCTTTTAAAATGACAATCCGGTCAGCCAGCTTAATCGCTTCATCCATATCGTGGGTCACAAACACAATCGTTTTATTCAACGTTCTTTGCAGTTTTTTGAATTCTTCCTGAAGCGAATCACGCGTAATCGGATCAAGCGCTCCGAACGGTTCATCCATGAGAATAAGAGGCGGTTCCGCCGCCAGGGCGCGCAGCACGCCGATTCTCTGCTGCTGTCCGCCGCTCAGTTCGTGAGGATAGCGGTCTAAATATTCCGGGCCCATATCGACGAGCTTCAATAGCTCACGCGCCCGTTCCTTCCGCTTTTGTTCCGGCCATTTCAGCAGTTTCGGCACGAGGGAAATGTTCTGCTGAATGGTCATATGGGGGAAAAGTCCGATCTGCTGAATGACGTAGCCGATTTTCCGTCTCAGCTCCACAGGATCTTGCTCCATGATATTTTCGCCATCGATGAAAATCTTTCCTGATGACGGCTCAATCAGTCTGTTAATCATTTTCATCGTCGTTGTTTTACCGCAGCCGCTCGGCCCGATAAAACAAATAAACTCGCCTTTTTCGATCGTTAAATCAATGCTGTTGACAGCTTTTTTACCGCCTTTATAGACTTTTGAAACATTTTCTAATCTCAGCAATCCGTGCACCTCCGAAGGGTTCCGTTATTTTTCTGAAAAGTATAATCTTTATTATAAGATGAAATTTATAAAATAAAAAGTTTACAATGTGTTGAAATTATATATAATATACGTATTATTTCATGTTATCCCGCTGACAATGCGGACGTTCTTACAATCTCTCCCGATAGCTCGCATATCCTGCCGCATTGTCTTTTTCAACAACTGTAAAAAATATGATATATTGTCTCCATGAAAAGCCAGTGAAGGGATGATCAGCTGTGGAAAAAAACGCTCTTGATATCATCAGGCATGCTGAAGAGCATCTCATTGAGAGAATCGCCGAGAATATGCATACATTCGGAATGCCGGCCACCCTCGGGCGTGTGCTCGGTATTATTTATATGAACCGCAAGCCGATGACGTTAAATGAGCTGTCAGAGGCGACCGGAATGAGCAAAACGAGAATGAGCCAGGTAGTCCGTGAGATGACCGATGCCAATCTGGCTGAAAAAGTGTTTGAAAAAGGCGTTCGGAAAGATCTTTACGACGTGGAGCGTGATTATTACCAGACGTTTATCTCCCTGTTTACGGCAAATTGGACAAAGACGGTCAGCAAAAACAAAATGCTGTATAAAAAGCTGAACCGCGAACTGACTGAGCTTCTGGAATCGGAAAACCTCAGTCCCGGCGTTGAAGAAAAAGCCCGTCAGCTGTTGGACGAACTGACGGACTGGCTCCATTATTATGACTGGCTGAGCCGTTTGATAGAATTTTTTGAGAGTGAAGAAGTGTTTCAGCATGTGCCGAAAATAGAAAAAAGCAGCCCCCGAACATAACCGGGCGCTGCTTTTTTCAGTTCAGGAAACCAATATCGGAAACATGCCTTTCAGGCCGGCGCCGATCATGCCGATCGCCACCACCGCCAAAATCAGTCCCATCAGCCGGGTAATGACGTTCATTTCGGTTTTCCCGAGCTTGTTGCTGATGAAGGATGAATAGTGAAAGAATATGAACGTCATCGCGATGACGGCCGCAATGCCGATAAGCACGCTGATGTAATGGAAGATGCCGCCATGGCCGGCCGACAGGCTCATGACCGTTGCGATCGTACCGGGACCGGCAATAATCGGAATCGACAATGGCGTCACGGAAATATCGGCTTTCTCCTTGCTTTCCCCTTTCTCTTCATGGTGAAGGGACTGGACATGGGATTGTTTCGCGTTCAAAAGATTATAAGCGATGCCGAAAATAAAAATGCCGCCCGCGATACGTAAAGCATGAATGTTAATGTCGAACAGTTTAAAGATCAGATGGCCGAAGATTAAAAAGGCCGCCAAGATGATAAACGACAGCACGGAAGCCTTGCGTGCGATCGCTGTCCGTTCTTTCTCCGGGTACCCCTCTGTCAGCGAAAGAAAGATCGGCACGTTTCCGATGGGATTGGACACTGCAAACAGGGAAATGAAGACATGAATGATAAATGAAAACATGCGTACCTCCTTATGGCTTGCCATTATTGGTTTATGTTTTGTTTTCCGCTGTTTCTTATGCATGATTCTTACCCGGAGGTCTGATTTTTGTAACCTCAGCCGGCCGATCCGGAAAAAGAAAAAAACCGCCCTGATCAGGACGGTTTTTTTCCATGTGCTATCTCCATAAATGTTTGCCGAATTTCAACAGCCGATAAAGCATTTTTAATTTTTTAAGCATCTGTTAATTTCCTCTATCACTCCGAATCAATAGTTCCATTAAAATTCTACCATAATGGGCACTTTTTCTCTATTATCAAATAACAAAGACATTGAATTGTATATCTTTAGAAATCTCCGTTACATCCGTCCTATTTTCTTTTATAATGTAAATATTGAACAAAATCCCTATATTTCATGTAAAAGGAGTTTTATAATGTATTGTCCTCAATGCGGCCATCAAACGGATGGCGGAAAGTTTTGTGAAAAGTGCGGGGCGCCCCAGCCCGGACAGGGAGGCGCAGGCCAGATGCAGGGCCAGGGCGCGCAGGCCGGGGCCGCCGCTAAGCAGGCTTCAAAGCAATTTGCCTTATTCGTGCTTGATGTTTTAAAGAAACCGTATCAGACATGTAAAACGACAGGCGGCGAACAGCTTGTCAGCAGCATCATCAACATGGTGCTTTTCTGCCTGGTGCCGCCGATTATGCTGTATATTCTTTTATCAGACGGCTTTCGTGACGTCAGTTTTACCGCAGTTGTGATCAAACCGGCGCTTACCTTTGCATTATGCGTTTTCTGCTTATATCTTTTGATTTTTATCGCTTTAAAAGCAGGCGGCGCGCAGGTGTCGTTTAAAGATTCGCTGTCCAGATTCGGAGCATTTTTGATTCCGTTTACAGCTATTTTGCTTCTCGCACTCATTTTTATGCTGCTGCACACAACCGTTTGCTTTACCATTCTGGTCGTCGGTCTTTTAGGAGCGGCGTTTGCCGTGCCCCCGCTCATGCTGGCGAGCTATCAGCATCAGCTTACGGCTAAGGCGGATATCACTTATTTTGTTATCGTCATCTATTTGATCATTTGCGTAACCTTTCAATTCACGATCAAGCATTATATAAAAGAACTCATGAATTATTTTTTCTTTTAAAAACGGAAATCCCCGCTGCCTGAGTGGCGCGGGGATTTTTTTATTGAATGGATGTTAAATAAATTCTTCCGTCTTTCACAACGCCGCCATACGTCCAATTGTATGTTCTGAGCTTTGGACTGCCGCCGGTTTTCGTAATATAAAACTCCTCGTACGTATGAATCGTCAGATGGGAACCGTTCTGCGAAAAGCTTTTTACATTTACTTCATTAAATACTTCTGTCGTTCCCTCGCTGTGCAGTTTTTTGACGAGTTTCTGCTGATCAGCATACAAAGGGCTTCCCTCTTCTAAATTACCCGCCATGATGGCAAAATTGTTAAGGCTGACAGCGCTTGATTGGTTTGTCAGGTAATCAACCATAAACGATGTGACTTGTTCATTTGTGAGGCTGCCTGAAGCTGTGTTTCCTTTGGATGATGCCCATGCGGATGTGTAGGTCTTCGGCTGGTCGTTTTTTATTTTTTTCACATTTGTCCCAGAAGAATCTGAGGCTGGATCAGCTTTTTCAAAAACCCATTTTTTATGTTTTGTATCATATGAGAGTACATAATGAAAGCTCGGTTCCGCCTCTTCCATATCAGGTTTCGTATTCCCGTCGAAATACGCCGACTGATGGAGCTCTTTACCTGTAACGGTTACTTGCCAGCGGCCGTTCTCTTGAGAAATCGCAAATGAATCAAGATCAAAGCTTGTCTCTTTATACTGATCTTTCAAAAAAGTGCCGGAACTCTTCATGCCTGAAACCACTTCTTTCGTCTGCTCTTTCCACGCTGAACCGGCCTCGGTCATCTGATCAGTATTTCCGTCTGCCATGGCTTTCGTATACTGCTTCGTTGTTTTGACAATCGTGTCCATGATTGTTTTTTGTGTATCTTGATCCGGGATAAGCGTTAATTCCATATCAGTACTGTTGATCGGAACATCGGCGGTTTTCGTTTGCCCCCAAGGAAAATCAGCCTCCACGGCTGCTGTCATGGAACCGTCAGTTAAGAGCGGGCCGTATGTAACCGATGTAAAAGGATCTTTATGAACGGATTTGCCATTTATCAGCAGATCGCCTTTTGCGTTTTTGAAGCTGTCTGCCGGAGTAAACGTCACATCCTCGGCGTCCAGCGGCAGGTTAAACTCAACATTCCGGCTGCCGGCTGCCTCCGCCTCTTGCTTTTTGACAACATCAACTGTATCATTTTTCAGCTTGGCTTCCGCCGTATAGACACCCGGTGCGTAGGGGCCGAATGTTTGGGTGTCATCGGCTTTTTTGACCGTGCCTGTTTTCTCGCTGTTGATATAAAGATCGGCGCCTTTATAATTGCTTGTGATGCGGAAATAAACCGGGTCTACTTTCAGCTCGTAATGGTCAAACAAGAGAAGGGTTTTTCCCTCCTTTTTGACGTATACGGCATCTTTTTCCGACGAATCGCCGCGAAGCGATGCCAGCAGTTCATCGTGTTTCTTTGCGTATGCAAGGAGCGGTTTGACATTGGTCTCATTCAGCTTCAGTTTTTTGTCTGAAGGGGTGAGAAGGGCTGCGAGCTTTTTCGTGTCTCCGTCATGAACCGCCTGTTCGAATTGATCCGTGAGCCTTTTTTCAGATGTCAGCCAGGCTCCGGTTTTATATGCGGCAATCAATAAGATCAGCGCTGCAGCGATGCCTCCCCATAGGAAGAGCGTTTTTTTAGGAATGGGCTTTCTCGGCTGTGATGCAGGTTCAGCCGCTTTTTCAGCCGTCTGTCGGCTTCCTTTCCCGATCGGCTTTCCGCATTCTTTACAGAAACGCGCCTCTTCATTGTTCTGCTGGCCGCAATACTTACAAAAAAACATGACTTTCCTCCTATTCAATCTGCAAAACTTGTATAACTTTTCCTATGTTTCATATTTTATAATAAAGTAGAATGATTTTGGAGTTATTTTGAAAAAATAGCTGTCGATCACAATGAAGGAGGAGAAACAGACATGCAAAAATTGAGCATCCGAAAAGCCGGAGAGCCGGATGAAGCACTGTATGAATTACTGCTGCTGGCCGATCCGTCGCGGGAGATTGTCGATGATTATCTTGCAAGAGGCGAGTGCTATACGGCTTGGGCATCAGACGAGCTTGCAGGGGTTTATGTCTTATTGCAAACAAGGCCTAAAACGATAGAAATCGTAAACATCGCAGTAAAAGAATCGCTGCAGAACAGGGGATTCGGAAAGCTTCTGGTGCGGGATGCCATTGAAAAAGCAAGACAATCGGGAGCTGACACGATTGAAATCGGCACTGGAAATTCGAGTATTCATCAGCTGTCACTCTATCAAAAATGCGGATTCCGCATTCAGGCTGTCGACCATGATTTTTTTATCAGACATTATGATGAAGACATTTTTGAAAACGGCATTCAATGCCGGGATATGATAAGGCTTTATATGGACTTATGATAAAAAGGGGCGCCGGCTGATATCGGCGCCCCTTCGTATAAAGTTCAGACAGATTGATCCGCTTGTTTCTCTGTATTTCTTTGACTCCCTTGCCTGACTGATAAAATAGCAAAAACGACTATAAGGGTCAGTCCGACCGCTGCGTAAACATAGTCCGCATTCATCAACAGCAGAAGCCCTGTGTAGACAGCGGCCGACAGCGGTTCTCCCATTTTTACAATTGAAAAAATCAGTGCAAAGACTCTTCCGAAATATGCGGCCGGAACCGTCTTTTGGAAATACAGCACCGTTTGCACATCAATATACGAGATGATGATGCCAAGCACCAGGAAGATGATGCACTCAAACCCATGAAGGGGGAAAAACAGGAGCATAATGAGCAGCCCCGCTGCCGTTAACGTCCGCGGGTACAGCCGGTTCAAGCGTTTTGTATTCCATTTGAAAAATACGGCCAGATTGCCCAAAAGCATTCCCGCCTGAAACATTGAATACATGACGGCAAACCATACAGAATAGTTCTGCTGAAAACGCTCCACAGCAAGAATCGGCCCCATTACTGAAATGAAACCGGCAATGACGAGGTTCACGACGAAAAAGTATCCGACCGATGTCAGCCATGCCGTATTTCCTTTCAGCATTCTGTATCCGGCTTTTAGATCTTCAGCGCCGCTGCTTTTTTCACCGGGCTGTTCTGAAATACGAATGAATGTGATCAATACCGCGGAGATAAAAAAAGCAGTTCCGTTTATGGCAAACAGAAGTCCGAACGGAACAGCCGCAATCATGATACCGCTGATCAATTTTCCGACAATCAGTCCGATCAAGTCACTCGTATTGATCAGAGATGTCGCCTGATCAAGATGCTGTTTGCGGACGAGCAGCGGAATGATGGCGACTTTCGCCGGAGCAAACAGCATCGATTGCAGTGATAAACAAAATGCGCACACCCCGGCAATCCACACGGTTAATAAATCGTTCGCGCTGAGCACCGCCAAGAGGATCATAATGACGGCACGGCCCGTGTTGCACAAATACAAGATCGACTTTTTTCGGAATAAATCAATCAGCGGTCCGGCCAGCACTCCGAATGTCAACGGCACGAGTTCGATAAAAGAGATAACACCGACAAGAATTTTGCTGCCGGTCAATTCTAATACTAACAGCGGCAGGGCAATGAGCCAGACACCGTCCGCCGCTGAAGAAAACACCTGGGCACACCAAAGCTTTGCATAGTTCGGTGTTCGATACGTCATATCAGGCCCTTTTTTGATCCTCATCAGAAACACCGCCGAACCATTCCAGCGTTCTCCATGATTCACGTCTTTTTGTATAATCCTTTTCCATTACCTCAAATACAATGCCGGTATCTTGATCCCGATAAAGCTCCTGCAAAGTATCGGCAGCCCGTCTGAGCAGCTCTTCAGCGATTGTCCCTTCACGCGGATGGCGGCCCTCCAAGCAGCGGACATCACCATGCGGGAACGCCAGCTGGCGAAATGAGCTGAAGTGATAATGCTTAATGCTCTCTTTTATCGAAAGAAACTGAAAGAAATCCGGGTATCTCAGCTGGTCATTTCTGAACATAAGCGCTGAAGACAAGTGAGTCTGATAGGTAATCGCCCAGTGGCACAGATCCCACGTAATACCGACATGCTTCAGATCCAGCTGAACCAGTTCTGTAAAATCTTCAGGATAAATGAAAATCGGATCAAAATCCTCTCCCAGATTCCCGATGATCGGAAGGTTTTCCACACCGATCCAAATGTCCGTTCCTTTCAGCTGCTCATCAAACTCTGCGAAAAATTCAACAATTTTTTTGCGGTTGCCCTCCAGGTCATAGACTTGAAATTCTTCAACCGTCATAAATTGATTCGCATGGACGGTTATGCCTTTGGCGCCGTATTTAACAGCAAGCTCCGCAAAGTGATAAAGCTGTTTTTTAATTTGCTCTTCATGCACATAATCGGCGTGATCTGTCGGGAAATGCAGCGTCAATAATGAAGGATCAAGCTGTTTTGCATATTCCAGCGTCTGATTGAATGTTTTGCTGTAATCCGCTTCCTCAAAGGAATGGCCGTCAAAAATATTCGCTTCCAGACCGTATCCCGCTTCCACCCATTTTTCATCGATTTGCTTCGGATCAAGTCCGAAAAACGGAATTTGAGCAATCATAGGACAGTCACCATGTCCCTCTCACAAGCATAAATGCTTCCGCAGCGGAAAAACCCGATTTTGCTCCCCACACATGGGCATTATGTTCTATCGCCTGCAAAGAACGGGGATGAGGGAAGTCTCTG is a window encoding:
- the opuCA gene encoding osmoprotectant ABC transporter ATP-binding protein OpuCA; the protein is MLRLENVSKVYKGGKKAVNSIDLTIEKGEFICFIGPSGCGKTTTMKMINRLIEPSSGKIFIDGENIMEQDPVELRRKIGYVIQQIGLFPHMTIQQNISLVPKLLKWPEQKRKERARELLKLVDMGPEYLDRYPHELSGGQQQRIGVLRALAAEPPLILMDEPFGALDPITRDSLQEEFKKLQRTLNKTIVFVTHDMDEAIKLADRIVILKAGEIVQAGTPDDILRNPANEFVEEFIGKERLLQSRPDIERVEQMMNKKPVTVTADKTLSHAIQVMREHRVDSLLVVDDLNVLQGYVDVEIIDQNRKKASLVGDVLRSDLYTVEQGTLLRDTVRKILKRGMKYVPVVDEQRHLVGIVTRASLVDIVYDSIWGEEDQLVTG
- a CDS encoding GbsR/MarR family transcriptional regulator, with protein sequence MEKNALDIIRHAEEHLIERIAENMHTFGMPATLGRVLGIIYMNRKPMTLNELSEATGMSKTRMSQVVREMTDANLAEKVFEKGVRKDLYDVERDYYQTFISLFTANWTKTVSKNKMLYKKLNRELTELLESENLSPGVEEKARQLLDELTDWLHYYDWLSRLIEFFESEEVFQHVPKIEKSSPRT
- a CDS encoding NAAT family transporter, whose translation is MFSFIIHVFISLFAVSNPIGNVPIFLSLTEGYPEKERTAIARKASVLSFIILAAFLIFGHLIFKLFDINIHALRIAGGIFIFGIAYNLLNAKQSHVQSLHHEEKGESKEKADISVTPLSIPIIAGPGTIATVMSLSAGHGGIFHYISVLIGIAAVIAMTFIFFHYSSFISNKLGKTEMNVITRLMGLILAVVAIGMIGAGLKGMFPILVS
- a CDS encoding zinc ribbon domain-containing protein, whose product is MFFCKYCGQQNNEEARFCKECGKPIGKGSRQTAEKAAEPASQPRKPIPKKTLFLWGGIAAALILLIAAYKTGAWLTSEKRLTDQFEQAVHDGDTKKLAALLTPSDKKLKLNETNVKPLLAYAKKHDELLASLRGDSSEKDAVYVKKEGKTLLLFDHYELKVDPVYFRITSNYKGADLYINSEKTGTVKKADDTQTFGPYAPGVYTAEAKLKNDTVDVVKKQEAEAAGSRNVEFNLPLDAEDVTFTPADSFKNAKGDLLINGKSVHKDPFTSVTYGPLLTDGSMTAAVEADFPWGQTKTADVPINSTDMELTLIPDQDTQKTIMDTIVKTTKQYTKAMADGNTDQMTEAGSAWKEQTKEVVSGMKSSGTFLKDQYKETSFDLDSFAISQENGRWQVTVTGKELHQSAYFDGNTKPDMEEAEPSFHYVLSYDTKHKKWVFEKADPASDSSGTNVKKIKNDQPKTYTSAWASSKGNTASGSLTNEQVTSFMVDYLTNQSSAVSLNNFAIMAGNLEEGSPLYADQQKLVKKLHSEGTTEVFNEVNVKSFSQNGSHLTIHTYEEFYITKTGGSPKLRTYNWTYGGVVKDGRIYLTSIQ
- a CDS encoding GNAT family N-acetyltransferase — its product is MQKLSIRKAGEPDEALYELLLLADPSREIVDDYLARGECYTAWASDELAGVYVLLQTRPKTIEIVNIAVKESLQNRGFGKLLVRDAIEKARQSGADTIEIGTGNSSIHQLSLYQKCGFRIQAVDHDFFIRHYDEDIFENGIQCRDMIRLYMDL
- a CDS encoding MFS transporter yields the protein MRIKKGPDMTYRTPNYAKLWCAQVFSSAADGVWLIALPLLVLELTGSKILVGVISFIELVPLTFGVLAGPLIDLFRKKSILYLCNTGRAVIMILLAVLSANDLLTVWIAGVCAFCLSLQSMLFAPAKVAIIPLLVRKQHLDQATSLINTSDLIGLIVGKLISGIMIAAVPFGLLFAINGTAFFISAVLITFIRISEQPGEKSSGAEDLKAGYRMLKGNTAWLTSVGYFFVVNLVIAGFISVMGPILAVERFQQNYSVWFAVMYSMFQAGMLLGNLAVFFKWNTKRLNRLYPRTLTAAGLLIMLLFFPLHGFECIIFLVLGIIISYIDVQTVLYFQKTVPAAYFGRVFALIFSIVKMGEPLSAAVYTGLLLLMNADYVYAAVGLTLIVVFAILSVRQGSQRNTEKQADQSV
- a CDS encoding TIM barrel protein is translated as MIAQIPFFGLDPKQIDEKWVEAGYGLEANIFDGHSFEEADYSKTFNQTLEYAKQLDPSLLTLHFPTDHADYVHEEQIKKQLYHFAELAVKYGAKGITVHANQFMTVEEFQVYDLEGNRKKIVEFFAEFDEQLKGTDIWIGVENLPIIGNLGEDFDPIFIYPEDFTELVQLDLKHVGITWDLCHWAITYQTHLSSALMFRNDQLRYPDFFQFLSIKESIKHYHFSSFRQLAFPHGDVRCLEGRHPREGTIAEELLRRAADTLQELYRDQDTGIVFEVMEKDYTKRRESWRTLEWFGGVSDEDQKRA